A genomic segment from Takifugu rubripes chromosome 20, fTakRub1.2, whole genome shotgun sequence encodes:
- the sgip1a gene encoding SH3-containing GRB2-like protein 3-interacting protein 1 isoform X5: protein MMEGLKKRTRKAFGIRKKEKDNDSTGSPDRDGGEPQEPQKKSNGAPNGFYGEIDWDRYNSPEVDDEGYSIRPDDDPEGVPVTKKSPFFSSDESEEEEDHRKKFKIKIKPLLADRVVTAPTVDELKASIGNISLSPSPVRRSPGLKRNTSSEEIARPRRVVAPVPPVAPTPPAPALQPPSSQQTPVSEDSTALFGPPLDTAFGEQKIEVVLSESDAWATPLSEPDSSLTRPFPTGTPPPLPPKNVPTTGPSSTNDAEASAEAEGSNRKPSIADLDNIFGPEDAPPAGEDRDDAWVCFSEESADRLQTQESAALPPLPTSPPPPESPAPPLPTSPLSAEQPGPPLPTSPPPKEEALPPLPSSPPPSEEPAAPPVPTGPHTPEDQNPPTLSTPPASTPPKESVTPPTSSPPSIESPTTAPAPPAPKARTPPALTPPANGPGTDPLPPPPVSQEGQSKVTEPNPPKDGGGENVTSPSDSKQSSRSAHPPPPPPTYRATVSSPTPGADGRSSGSSSPVRPATPSSVSPTPPPPPPRPPSRPKLPPGKPSVGENRPFSPPVHSASPPPVAPLARAESTSSISSANSMSAATTPTVGRELSVSVSGCSRGPSPLTMGAQDTLPVAAAFTETVNAFFKGADPSKCVVKIIGEMVLSFPAGITRHFANNPSPAVLTFSITNYSRLEHVLPNPQLLCCDTTTKAKDDAKDFWVNMPNLITHLKKVAEQKPQATYYNVDMLKYQVSCDGPQSVPLNLAVSWRCEPTSTDLRIDYKYNGGAMATPMALNNVQFLVPVDGGVTKLQAILPPAAWNTEQKRILWKIPDISQKSENGGVGSLLARFQLTEGPSKPAPLAVQFTSEGSTLSGCDIELAGPGYRFSLIKKRFAAGKYLADN, encoded by the exons GGGCTCTCCGGACAGAGATGGGGGT GAACCACAAGAG CCTCAGAAGAAGAGCAATGGGGCTCCAAATGGTTTCTATGGAGAAATTGACTGGGACAGATAT AACTCCCCCGAGGTGGACGACGAGGGCTACAGCATCAGACCCGATGATGATCCAGAGGGAG ttcctgtcaccaagAAGTCCCCGTTCTTCTCCTCCGATGAGtcggaagaagaggaagaccacAGAAAGAAATTCAAAATCAAGATCAAACCGCTGCTGGCCGATCGCGTCGTAACGGCTCCAACGGTCGACGAGCTCAAGGCCTCCATCGGCAACATAtctctgtctccttctcctGTG AGACGTAGCCCG GGGTTGAAAAGGAACACATCTA GTGAGGAGATTGCCAGGCCGAGGCGTGTCGTCGCTCCTGTACCCCCTGTGGCCCCAACACCACCAGCTCCAGCATTGCAGCCCCCCAGCAG CCAACAAACACCAGTCAGTGAAGACTCAACAGCCTTATTTGGACCTCCTCTTGACACAGCCTTTGGAGAACAAAAGATTGAAG TGGTTCTGTCTGAGTCTGATGCTTGGGCAACTCCCCTGTCAGAGCCCGACTCCTCTCTGACAAGACCCTTCCCAACAGGAA cTCCGCCTCCACTTCCACCCAAGAATGTCCCGACGACTGGTCCTTCCTCCACAAATGATGCCG AAGcatcagcagaagcagaaggttccAACAGGAAGCCCTCAATTGCTGACTTGGATAATATTTTTGGACCAGAAGacgcgccccctgctggcgaggACAGAGATGACGCATGGGTCTGCTTCAGCGAAGAATCTGCTGACCGGCTGCAAACACAAGAGTCAGCAGCACTGCCACCGCTGCCCACATCTCCGCCTCCACCAGAGTCTCCTGCCCCACCTTTACCTACATCTCCACTTTCTGCAGAACAGCCTGGCCCTCCTCTCCCTACATCCCCTCCCCCAAAGGAGGAAGCTCTGCCACCTCTTCCATCCTCCCCACCTCCTTCAGAGGAGCCAGCTGCACCTCCTGTGCCTACAGGGCCTCATACACCTGAAGACCAAAATCCTCCCACACTCAGCACACCTCCGGCCTCCACACCGCCCAAGGAGTCCGTAACGCCTCCTACTTCCTCTCCCCCTTCTATCGAATCACCCACCACCGCCCCAGCACCACCTGCTCCCAAAGCCAGAACCCCTCCAGCATTGACTCCTCCTGCTAATGGACCCGGGACAGACCCTCTCCCACCACCTCCCGTGTCTCAGGAGGGACAGTCCAAGGTCACCGAACCCAACCCACCCAAAGATGGCGGGGGTGAAAATGTCACCTCGCCTAGCGACTCAAAGCAGAGCAGCCGGAGTgcacacccccctcctcctccccccacataCCGGGCCACGGTGTCCTCCCCAACCCCAGGAGCTGATGGCAGGAGCAGTG GATCTTCTTCCCCAGTGCGTCCAGCCACTCCATCCTCAGTCAGTCCgactccaccaccacctccacctcgaCCCCCGTCACGGCCCAAACTTCCTCCAGGAAAGCCCTCAGTGGGAGAG AATCGTCCATTCAGCCCACCTGTCCACTCTGCCAGCCCCCCTCCCGTTGCCCCTTTGGCGCGAGCCGAAAGCacctcctccatttcctccgCCAACTCCATGAGTGCCGCCACCACCCCCACGGTCGGGAGAGAGCTCTCCGTATCTGTGTCAG GCTGCTCCAGAGGGCCCAGTCCTCTCACCATGGGGGCTCAGGACACGCTGCCTGTAGCCGCTGCTTTCACAGAGACGGTCAATGCCTTCTTTAAAGGAGCAGATCCAAGCAA GTGCGTTGTGAAGATCATAGGTGAGATGGTTCTGTCGTTTCCGGCAGGAATCACCCGGCACTTTGCCAATAACCCGTCCCCCGCTGTGCTAACCTTCAGTATAACAAACTACAGCCGACTGGAGCATGTGTTGCCTAaccctcagctcctctgctg TGACACCACCACAAAAGCAAAAGATGACGCCAAGGACTTCTGGGTGAACATGCCGAACCTGATAACCCATTTGAAGAAGGTGGCAGAGCAGAAACCACAAGCAACGTACTACAACGTGGACATGCTCAAGTATCAG GTGTCATGTGACgggcctcagtcagttcctctgaacCTGGCAGTGAGCTGGAGATGTGAACCCACCAGCACTGATCTGAGGATAGACTACAAGTATAATGGAGGAGCCATGGCGACGCCAATGGCCCTCAACAATGTTCAGTTCCTCGTTCCAGTCGACGGAGGGGTTACAAAGCTTCAGGCTATCTTACCTCCTGCAGCATG GAACACAGAGCAGAAACGAATCCTTTGGAAGATTCCCGACATCTCACAGAAATCGGAAAACGGTG GTGTAGGGTCATTGTTAGCACGATTCCAGCTCACCGAAGGCCCCAGTAAGCCGGCTCCACTGGCGGTGCAGTTCACCAGTGAGGGCAGCACACTTTCAGGCTGTGATATTGAGCTGGCCGGGCCTGGATACCGCTTCTCTCTCATCAAGAAGAGGtttgctgcag GTAAATACCTGGCAGACAACTGA
- the sgip1a gene encoding SH3-containing GRB2-like protein 3-interacting protein 1 isoform X2, which produces MMEGLKKRTRKAFGIRKKEKDNDSTGSPDRDGGPQKKSNGAPNGFYGEIDWDRYNSPEVDDEGYSIRPDDDPEGVPVTKKSPFFSSDESEEEEDHRKKFKIKIKPLLADRVVTAPTVDELKASIGNISLSPSPVRRSPGLKRNTSSEEIARPRRVVAPVPPVAPTPPAPALQPPSSQQTPVSEDSTALFGPPLDTAFGEQKIEVVLSESDAWATPLSEPDSSLTRPFPTGTPPPLPPKNVPTTGPSSTNDAEASAEAEGSNRKPSIADLDNIFGPEDAPPAGEDRDDAWVCFSEESADRLQTQESAALPPLPTSPPPPESPAPPLPTSPLSAEQPGPPLPTSPPPKEEALPPLPSSPPPSEEPAAPPVPTGPHTPEDQNPPTLSTPPASTPPKESVTPPTSSPPSIESPTTAPAPPAPKARTPPALTPPANGPGTDPLPPPPVSQEGQSKVTEPNPPKDGGGENVTSPSDSKQSSRSAHPPPPPPTYRATVSSPTPGADGRSSGSSSPVRPATPSSVSPTPPPPPPRPPSRPKLPPGKPSVGENRPFSPPVHSASPPPVAPLARAESTSSISSANSMSAATTPTVGRELSVSVSEEDAYVDKLPTFERNIDSFAENDQPSLVWFDRGKFYLTFEGCSRGPSPLTMGAQDTLPVAAAFTETVNAFFKGADPSKCVVKIIGEMVLSFPAGITRHFANNPSPAVLTFSITNYSRLEHVLPNPQLLCCDTTTKAKDDAKDFWVNMPNLITHLKKVAEQKPQATYYNVDMLKYQVSCDGPQSVPLNLAVSWRCEPTSTDLRIDYKYNGGAMATPMALNNVQFLVPVDGGVTKLQAILPPAAWNTEQKRILWKIPDISQKSENGGVGSLLARFQLTEGPSKPAPLAVQFTSEGSTLSGCDIELAGPGYRFSLIKKRFAAGKYLADN; this is translated from the exons GGGCTCTCCGGACAGAGATGGGGGT CCTCAGAAGAAGAGCAATGGGGCTCCAAATGGTTTCTATGGAGAAATTGACTGGGACAGATAT AACTCCCCCGAGGTGGACGACGAGGGCTACAGCATCAGACCCGATGATGATCCAGAGGGAG ttcctgtcaccaagAAGTCCCCGTTCTTCTCCTCCGATGAGtcggaagaagaggaagaccacAGAAAGAAATTCAAAATCAAGATCAAACCGCTGCTGGCCGATCGCGTCGTAACGGCTCCAACGGTCGACGAGCTCAAGGCCTCCATCGGCAACATAtctctgtctccttctcctGTG AGACGTAGCCCG GGGTTGAAAAGGAACACATCTA GTGAGGAGATTGCCAGGCCGAGGCGTGTCGTCGCTCCTGTACCCCCTGTGGCCCCAACACCACCAGCTCCAGCATTGCAGCCCCCCAGCAG CCAACAAACACCAGTCAGTGAAGACTCAACAGCCTTATTTGGACCTCCTCTTGACACAGCCTTTGGAGAACAAAAGATTGAAG TGGTTCTGTCTGAGTCTGATGCTTGGGCAACTCCCCTGTCAGAGCCCGACTCCTCTCTGACAAGACCCTTCCCAACAGGAA cTCCGCCTCCACTTCCACCCAAGAATGTCCCGACGACTGGTCCTTCCTCCACAAATGATGCCG AAGcatcagcagaagcagaaggttccAACAGGAAGCCCTCAATTGCTGACTTGGATAATATTTTTGGACCAGAAGacgcgccccctgctggcgaggACAGAGATGACGCATGGGTCTGCTTCAGCGAAGAATCTGCTGACCGGCTGCAAACACAAGAGTCAGCAGCACTGCCACCGCTGCCCACATCTCCGCCTCCACCAGAGTCTCCTGCCCCACCTTTACCTACATCTCCACTTTCTGCAGAACAGCCTGGCCCTCCTCTCCCTACATCCCCTCCCCCAAAGGAGGAAGCTCTGCCACCTCTTCCATCCTCCCCACCTCCTTCAGAGGAGCCAGCTGCACCTCCTGTGCCTACAGGGCCTCATACACCTGAAGACCAAAATCCTCCCACACTCAGCACACCTCCGGCCTCCACACCGCCCAAGGAGTCCGTAACGCCTCCTACTTCCTCTCCCCCTTCTATCGAATCACCCACCACCGCCCCAGCACCACCTGCTCCCAAAGCCAGAACCCCTCCAGCATTGACTCCTCCTGCTAATGGACCCGGGACAGACCCTCTCCCACCACCTCCCGTGTCTCAGGAGGGACAGTCCAAGGTCACCGAACCCAACCCACCCAAAGATGGCGGGGGTGAAAATGTCACCTCGCCTAGCGACTCAAAGCAGAGCAGCCGGAGTgcacacccccctcctcctccccccacataCCGGGCCACGGTGTCCTCCCCAACCCCAGGAGCTGATGGCAGGAGCAGTG GATCTTCTTCCCCAGTGCGTCCAGCCACTCCATCCTCAGTCAGTCCgactccaccaccacctccacctcgaCCCCCGTCACGGCCCAAACTTCCTCCAGGAAAGCCCTCAGTGGGAGAG AATCGTCCATTCAGCCCACCTGTCCACTCTGCCAGCCCCCCTCCCGTTGCCCCTTTGGCGCGAGCCGAAAGCacctcctccatttcctccgCCAACTCCATGAGTGCCGCCACCACCCCCACGGTCGGGAGAGAGCTCTCCGTATCTGTGTCAG AAGAGGATGCTTATGTAGACAAACTGCCCACCTTTGAGAGAAACATTGATTCATTTGCAG aGAATGACCAGCCATCCCTTGTATGGTTTGACAGAGGGAAGTTTTATTTAACCTTTGAAG GCTGCTCCAGAGGGCCCAGTCCTCTCACCATGGGGGCTCAGGACACGCTGCCTGTAGCCGCTGCTTTCACAGAGACGGTCAATGCCTTCTTTAAAGGAGCAGATCCAAGCAA GTGCGTTGTGAAGATCATAGGTGAGATGGTTCTGTCGTTTCCGGCAGGAATCACCCGGCACTTTGCCAATAACCCGTCCCCCGCTGTGCTAACCTTCAGTATAACAAACTACAGCCGACTGGAGCATGTGTTGCCTAaccctcagctcctctgctg TGACACCACCACAAAAGCAAAAGATGACGCCAAGGACTTCTGGGTGAACATGCCGAACCTGATAACCCATTTGAAGAAGGTGGCAGAGCAGAAACCACAAGCAACGTACTACAACGTGGACATGCTCAAGTATCAG GTGTCATGTGACgggcctcagtcagttcctctgaacCTGGCAGTGAGCTGGAGATGTGAACCCACCAGCACTGATCTGAGGATAGACTACAAGTATAATGGAGGAGCCATGGCGACGCCAATGGCCCTCAACAATGTTCAGTTCCTCGTTCCAGTCGACGGAGGGGTTACAAAGCTTCAGGCTATCTTACCTCCTGCAGCATG GAACACAGAGCAGAAACGAATCCTTTGGAAGATTCCCGACATCTCACAGAAATCGGAAAACGGTG GTGTAGGGTCATTGTTAGCACGATTCCAGCTCACCGAAGGCCCCAGTAAGCCGGCTCCACTGGCGGTGCAGTTCACCAGTGAGGGCAGCACACTTTCAGGCTGTGATATTGAGCTGGCCGGGCCTGGATACCGCTTCTCTCTCATCAAGAAGAGGtttgctgcag GTAAATACCTGGCAGACAACTGA
- the sgip1a gene encoding SH3-containing GRB2-like protein 3-interacting protein 1 isoform X4, which yields MMEGLKKRTRKAFGIRKKEKDNDSTGSPDRDGGEPQEPQKKSNGAPNGFYGEIDWDRYNSPEVDDEGYSIRPDDDPEGVPVTKKSPFFSSDESEEEEDHRKKFKIKIKPLLADRVVTAPTVDELKASIGNISLSPSPVRRSPGLKRNTSSEEIARPRRVVAPVPPVAPTPPAPALQPPSSQQTPVSEDSTALFGPPLDTAFGEQKIEAPPPLPPKNVPTTGPSSTNDAEASAEAEGSNRKPSIADLDNIFGPEDAPPAGEDRDDAWVCFSEESADRLQTQESAALPPLPTSPPPPESPAPPLPTSPLSAEQPGPPLPTSPPPKEEALPPLPSSPPPSEEPAAPPVPTGPHTPEDQNPPTLSTPPASTPPKESVTPPTSSPPSIESPTTAPAPPAPKARTPPALTPPANGPGTDPLPPPPVSQEGQSKVTEPNPPKDGGGENVTSPSDSKQSSRSAHPPPPPPTYRATVSSPTPGADGRSSGSSSPVRPATPSSVSPTPPPPPPRPPSRPKLPPGKPSVGENRPFSPPVHSASPPPVAPLARAESTSSISSANSMSAATTPTVGRELSVSVSEEDAYVDKLPTFERNIDSFAENDQPSLVWFDRGKFYLTFEGCSRGPSPLTMGAQDTLPVAAAFTETVNAFFKGADPSKCVVKIIGEMVLSFPAGITRHFANNPSPAVLTFSITNYSRLEHVLPNPQLLCCDTTTKAKDDAKDFWVNMPNLITHLKKVAEQKPQATYYNVDMLKYQVSCDGPQSVPLNLAVSWRCEPTSTDLRIDYKYNGGAMATPMALNNVQFLVPVDGGVTKLQAILPPAAWNTEQKRILWKIPDISQKSENGGVGSLLARFQLTEGPSKPAPLAVQFTSEGSTLSGCDIELAGPGYRFSLIKKRFAAGKYLADN from the exons GGGCTCTCCGGACAGAGATGGGGGT GAACCACAAGAG CCTCAGAAGAAGAGCAATGGGGCTCCAAATGGTTTCTATGGAGAAATTGACTGGGACAGATAT AACTCCCCCGAGGTGGACGACGAGGGCTACAGCATCAGACCCGATGATGATCCAGAGGGAG ttcctgtcaccaagAAGTCCCCGTTCTTCTCCTCCGATGAGtcggaagaagaggaagaccacAGAAAGAAATTCAAAATCAAGATCAAACCGCTGCTGGCCGATCGCGTCGTAACGGCTCCAACGGTCGACGAGCTCAAGGCCTCCATCGGCAACATAtctctgtctccttctcctGTG AGACGTAGCCCG GGGTTGAAAAGGAACACATCTA GTGAGGAGATTGCCAGGCCGAGGCGTGTCGTCGCTCCTGTACCCCCTGTGGCCCCAACACCACCAGCTCCAGCATTGCAGCCCCCCAGCAG CCAACAAACACCAGTCAGTGAAGACTCAACAGCCTTATTTGGACCTCCTCTTGACACAGCCTTTGGAGAACAAAAGATTGAAG cTCCGCCTCCACTTCCACCCAAGAATGTCCCGACGACTGGTCCTTCCTCCACAAATGATGCCG AAGcatcagcagaagcagaaggttccAACAGGAAGCCCTCAATTGCTGACTTGGATAATATTTTTGGACCAGAAGacgcgccccctgctggcgaggACAGAGATGACGCATGGGTCTGCTTCAGCGAAGAATCTGCTGACCGGCTGCAAACACAAGAGTCAGCAGCACTGCCACCGCTGCCCACATCTCCGCCTCCACCAGAGTCTCCTGCCCCACCTTTACCTACATCTCCACTTTCTGCAGAACAGCCTGGCCCTCCTCTCCCTACATCCCCTCCCCCAAAGGAGGAAGCTCTGCCACCTCTTCCATCCTCCCCACCTCCTTCAGAGGAGCCAGCTGCACCTCCTGTGCCTACAGGGCCTCATACACCTGAAGACCAAAATCCTCCCACACTCAGCACACCTCCGGCCTCCACACCGCCCAAGGAGTCCGTAACGCCTCCTACTTCCTCTCCCCCTTCTATCGAATCACCCACCACCGCCCCAGCACCACCTGCTCCCAAAGCCAGAACCCCTCCAGCATTGACTCCTCCTGCTAATGGACCCGGGACAGACCCTCTCCCACCACCTCCCGTGTCTCAGGAGGGACAGTCCAAGGTCACCGAACCCAACCCACCCAAAGATGGCGGGGGTGAAAATGTCACCTCGCCTAGCGACTCAAAGCAGAGCAGCCGGAGTgcacacccccctcctcctccccccacataCCGGGCCACGGTGTCCTCCCCAACCCCAGGAGCTGATGGCAGGAGCAGTG GATCTTCTTCCCCAGTGCGTCCAGCCACTCCATCCTCAGTCAGTCCgactccaccaccacctccacctcgaCCCCCGTCACGGCCCAAACTTCCTCCAGGAAAGCCCTCAGTGGGAGAG AATCGTCCATTCAGCCCACCTGTCCACTCTGCCAGCCCCCCTCCCGTTGCCCCTTTGGCGCGAGCCGAAAGCacctcctccatttcctccgCCAACTCCATGAGTGCCGCCACCACCCCCACGGTCGGGAGAGAGCTCTCCGTATCTGTGTCAG AAGAGGATGCTTATGTAGACAAACTGCCCACCTTTGAGAGAAACATTGATTCATTTGCAG aGAATGACCAGCCATCCCTTGTATGGTTTGACAGAGGGAAGTTTTATTTAACCTTTGAAG GCTGCTCCAGAGGGCCCAGTCCTCTCACCATGGGGGCTCAGGACACGCTGCCTGTAGCCGCTGCTTTCACAGAGACGGTCAATGCCTTCTTTAAAGGAGCAGATCCAAGCAA GTGCGTTGTGAAGATCATAGGTGAGATGGTTCTGTCGTTTCCGGCAGGAATCACCCGGCACTTTGCCAATAACCCGTCCCCCGCTGTGCTAACCTTCAGTATAACAAACTACAGCCGACTGGAGCATGTGTTGCCTAaccctcagctcctctgctg TGACACCACCACAAAAGCAAAAGATGACGCCAAGGACTTCTGGGTGAACATGCCGAACCTGATAACCCATTTGAAGAAGGTGGCAGAGCAGAAACCACAAGCAACGTACTACAACGTGGACATGCTCAAGTATCAG GTGTCATGTGACgggcctcagtcagttcctctgaacCTGGCAGTGAGCTGGAGATGTGAACCCACCAGCACTGATCTGAGGATAGACTACAAGTATAATGGAGGAGCCATGGCGACGCCAATGGCCCTCAACAATGTTCAGTTCCTCGTTCCAGTCGACGGAGGGGTTACAAAGCTTCAGGCTATCTTACCTCCTGCAGCATG GAACACAGAGCAGAAACGAATCCTTTGGAAGATTCCCGACATCTCACAGAAATCGGAAAACGGTG GTGTAGGGTCATTGTTAGCACGATTCCAGCTCACCGAAGGCCCCAGTAAGCCGGCTCCACTGGCGGTGCAGTTCACCAGTGAGGGCAGCACACTTTCAGGCTGTGATATTGAGCTGGCCGGGCCTGGATACCGCTTCTCTCTCATCAAGAAGAGGtttgctgcag GTAAATACCTGGCAGACAACTGA
- the sgip1a gene encoding SH3-containing GRB2-like protein 3-interacting protein 1 isoform X3 codes for MMEGLKKRTRKAFGIRKKEKDNDSTGSPDRDGGEPQEPQKKSNGAPNGFYGEIDWDRYNSPEVDDEGYSIRPDDDPEGVPVTKKSPFFSSDESEEEEDHRKKFKIKIKPLLADRVVTAPTVDELKASIGNISLSPSPVRRSPGLKRNTSSEEIARPRRVVAPVPPVAPTPPAPALQPPSSQQTPVSEDSTALFGPPLDTAFGEQKIEVVLSESDAWATPLSEPDSSLTRPFPTGTPPPLPPKNVPTTGPSSTNDAEASAEAEGSNRKPSIADLDNIFGPEDAPPAGEDRDDAWVCFSEESADRLQTQESAALPPLPTSPPPPESPAPPLPTSPLSAEQPGPPLPTSPPPKEEALPPLPSSPPPSEEPAAPPVPTGPHTPEDQNPPTLSTPPASTPPKESVTPPTSSPPSIESPTTAPAPPAPKARTPPALTPPANGPGTDPLPPPPVSQEGQSKVTEPNPPKDGGGENVTSPSDSKQSSRSAHPPPPPPTYRATVSSPTPGADGRSSGSSSPVRPATPSSVSPTPPPPPPRPPSRPKLPPGKPSVGENRPFSPPVHSASPPPVAPLARAESTSSISSANSMSAATTPTVGRELSVSVSENDQPSLVWFDRGKFYLTFEGCSRGPSPLTMGAQDTLPVAAAFTETVNAFFKGADPSKCVVKIIGEMVLSFPAGITRHFANNPSPAVLTFSITNYSRLEHVLPNPQLLCCDTTTKAKDDAKDFWVNMPNLITHLKKVAEQKPQATYYNVDMLKYQVSCDGPQSVPLNLAVSWRCEPTSTDLRIDYKYNGGAMATPMALNNVQFLVPVDGGVTKLQAILPPAAWNTEQKRILWKIPDISQKSENGGVGSLLARFQLTEGPSKPAPLAVQFTSEGSTLSGCDIELAGPGYRFSLIKKRFAAGKYLADN; via the exons GGGCTCTCCGGACAGAGATGGGGGT GAACCACAAGAG CCTCAGAAGAAGAGCAATGGGGCTCCAAATGGTTTCTATGGAGAAATTGACTGGGACAGATAT AACTCCCCCGAGGTGGACGACGAGGGCTACAGCATCAGACCCGATGATGATCCAGAGGGAG ttcctgtcaccaagAAGTCCCCGTTCTTCTCCTCCGATGAGtcggaagaagaggaagaccacAGAAAGAAATTCAAAATCAAGATCAAACCGCTGCTGGCCGATCGCGTCGTAACGGCTCCAACGGTCGACGAGCTCAAGGCCTCCATCGGCAACATAtctctgtctccttctcctGTG AGACGTAGCCCG GGGTTGAAAAGGAACACATCTA GTGAGGAGATTGCCAGGCCGAGGCGTGTCGTCGCTCCTGTACCCCCTGTGGCCCCAACACCACCAGCTCCAGCATTGCAGCCCCCCAGCAG CCAACAAACACCAGTCAGTGAAGACTCAACAGCCTTATTTGGACCTCCTCTTGACACAGCCTTTGGAGAACAAAAGATTGAAG TGGTTCTGTCTGAGTCTGATGCTTGGGCAACTCCCCTGTCAGAGCCCGACTCCTCTCTGACAAGACCCTTCCCAACAGGAA cTCCGCCTCCACTTCCACCCAAGAATGTCCCGACGACTGGTCCTTCCTCCACAAATGATGCCG AAGcatcagcagaagcagaaggttccAACAGGAAGCCCTCAATTGCTGACTTGGATAATATTTTTGGACCAGAAGacgcgccccctgctggcgaggACAGAGATGACGCATGGGTCTGCTTCAGCGAAGAATCTGCTGACCGGCTGCAAACACAAGAGTCAGCAGCACTGCCACCGCTGCCCACATCTCCGCCTCCACCAGAGTCTCCTGCCCCACCTTTACCTACATCTCCACTTTCTGCAGAACAGCCTGGCCCTCCTCTCCCTACATCCCCTCCCCCAAAGGAGGAAGCTCTGCCACCTCTTCCATCCTCCCCACCTCCTTCAGAGGAGCCAGCTGCACCTCCTGTGCCTACAGGGCCTCATACACCTGAAGACCAAAATCCTCCCACACTCAGCACACCTCCGGCCTCCACACCGCCCAAGGAGTCCGTAACGCCTCCTACTTCCTCTCCCCCTTCTATCGAATCACCCACCACCGCCCCAGCACCACCTGCTCCCAAAGCCAGAACCCCTCCAGCATTGACTCCTCCTGCTAATGGACCCGGGACAGACCCTCTCCCACCACCTCCCGTGTCTCAGGAGGGACAGTCCAAGGTCACCGAACCCAACCCACCCAAAGATGGCGGGGGTGAAAATGTCACCTCGCCTAGCGACTCAAAGCAGAGCAGCCGGAGTgcacacccccctcctcctccccccacataCCGGGCCACGGTGTCCTCCCCAACCCCAGGAGCTGATGGCAGGAGCAGTG GATCTTCTTCCCCAGTGCGTCCAGCCACTCCATCCTCAGTCAGTCCgactccaccaccacctccacctcgaCCCCCGTCACGGCCCAAACTTCCTCCAGGAAAGCCCTCAGTGGGAGAG AATCGTCCATTCAGCCCACCTGTCCACTCTGCCAGCCCCCCTCCCGTTGCCCCTTTGGCGCGAGCCGAAAGCacctcctccatttcctccgCCAACTCCATGAGTGCCGCCACCACCCCCACGGTCGGGAGAGAGCTCTCCGTATCTGTGTCAG aGAATGACCAGCCATCCCTTGTATGGTTTGACAGAGGGAAGTTTTATTTAACCTTTGAAG GCTGCTCCAGAGGGCCCAGTCCTCTCACCATGGGGGCTCAGGACACGCTGCCTGTAGCCGCTGCTTTCACAGAGACGGTCAATGCCTTCTTTAAAGGAGCAGATCCAAGCAA GTGCGTTGTGAAGATCATAGGTGAGATGGTTCTGTCGTTTCCGGCAGGAATCACCCGGCACTTTGCCAATAACCCGTCCCCCGCTGTGCTAACCTTCAGTATAACAAACTACAGCCGACTGGAGCATGTGTTGCCTAaccctcagctcctctgctg TGACACCACCACAAAAGCAAAAGATGACGCCAAGGACTTCTGGGTGAACATGCCGAACCTGATAACCCATTTGAAGAAGGTGGCAGAGCAGAAACCACAAGCAACGTACTACAACGTGGACATGCTCAAGTATCAG GTGTCATGTGACgggcctcagtcagttcctctgaacCTGGCAGTGAGCTGGAGATGTGAACCCACCAGCACTGATCTGAGGATAGACTACAAGTATAATGGAGGAGCCATGGCGACGCCAATGGCCCTCAACAATGTTCAGTTCCTCGTTCCAGTCGACGGAGGGGTTACAAAGCTTCAGGCTATCTTACCTCCTGCAGCATG GAACACAGAGCAGAAACGAATCCTTTGGAAGATTCCCGACATCTCACAGAAATCGGAAAACGGTG GTGTAGGGTCATTGTTAGCACGATTCCAGCTCACCGAAGGCCCCAGTAAGCCGGCTCCACTGGCGGTGCAGTTCACCAGTGAGGGCAGCACACTTTCAGGCTGTGATATTGAGCTGGCCGGGCCTGGATACCGCTTCTCTCTCATCAAGAAGAGGtttgctgcag GTAAATACCTGGCAGACAACTGA